The following proteins come from a genomic window of Bacteroidia bacterium:
- a CDS encoding UbiA family prenyltransferase, whose translation MFNKENFRKPAFSSIIRTLIFGNFFIATGGALLGFSTFALLKISFQSTDVFYLMLLFGSILFIYNFDRIYSADTDIFTIRHIWLRKNSQVLRTIMFASVPLMAAGAWFLNTEALIVLAVLAFISVAYSIPIVKAKTMRLKQIGLLKIFLIAFVWSTSTTIVPILNNDPEFINGEVFSLWSQHFLFIFALSLPFDIRDLHPDELAKVRTVPGRIGIRLTLLMALLMLILFAVLVVLQFGHEFFALALPQIIAAVYLAIIKWKPKRPEQYYTFWLDGGVVVLPVLVLLFSWLDKVF comes from the coding sequence ATGTTTAATAAAGAAAATTTTCGCAAACCTGCGTTCTCTTCAATTATCAGGACTTTAATATTTGGAAATTTTTTTATTGCTACAGGCGGGGCCCTGCTTGGTTTCTCAACTTTCGCGCTGCTGAAAATTTCCTTTCAAAGTACAGACGTATTTTACCTGATGCTGTTATTTGGATCCATATTATTCATATATAATTTCGATAGAATTTATTCCGCAGATACGGACATATTTACTATTCGCCACATTTGGCTTCGGAAAAATAGTCAGGTGCTCAGGACTATAATGTTCGCGTCAGTTCCTCTGATGGCTGCGGGTGCATGGTTTCTTAATACGGAAGCACTGATCGTGCTTGCGGTGCTGGCTTTCATTTCCGTAGCGTATTCCATTCCAATCGTCAAGGCAAAAACGATGAGGCTAAAGCAAATAGGTTTGCTGAAAATATTCCTGATAGCCTTTGTCTGGAGCACTTCCACCACAATAGTTCCGATATTAAATAACGATCCCGAGTTTATTAATGGTGAAGTGTTCTCCCTGTGGAGTCAGCATTTCCTGTTCATTTTTGCGCTAAGCCTGCCTTTTGATATTCGTGATCTGCATCCTGATGAATTGGCAAAAGTGAGGACTGTACCGGGCAGAATAGGCATCCGCCTCACGTTGCTGATGGCCTTGTTGATGCTCATCCTTTTCGCGGTTCTGGTGGTGCTGCAGTTCGGCCATGAATTCTTTGCTCTTGCCCTGCCGCAAATTATAGCAGCCGTTTATCTTGCTATAATTAAATGGAAGCCAAAGCGGCCAGAGCAGTATTATACCTTTTGGCTGGATGGCGGGGTGGTGGTGCTGCCGGTGTTGGTGCTCCTGTTCAGTTGGCTGGACAAGGTTTTCTAA
- a CDS encoding cytochrome b5 domain-containing protein, producing the protein MLPGYTRSQLALRNGQDRQEVWVAYRGIIYDVSRSRLWFTGNHYEHWAGQDLTDELPDAPHTETVFDKFDPVGRLI; encoded by the coding sequence ATGTTGCCGGGCTATACCCGGTCCCAACTGGCACTGAGAAATGGGCAGGACAGACAGGAAGTGTGGGTGGCCTATCGTGGGATTATTTATGACGTGAGCCGGAGCCGACTTTGGTTCACCGGCAATCATTATGAGCATTGGGCAGGACAGGACCTGACCGATGAACTTCCGGATGCTCCGCACACGGAAACGGTTTTTGACAAATTTGACCCTGTAGGAAGATTGATTTAG
- a CDS encoding aspartate-semialdehyde dehydrogenase: protein MKIAIIGATGLVGRKMMQVLDESGLPVDELYLAASERSKGSKITFQGRELILETIGEVLNRKPDAALFSAGGDISMEWAEKFADAGVKVIDNSSAWRMHPEIKLIVPEINGFDLTPEDKIIANPNCSTIQLVMVLNPLHERYGIKRVLVSTYQSVSGSGNKGIGQMMDERTGTEGKKAYPHTIDQNCLPHCDAFTENGYTREEMKLMNESRKILKLPALKLSATAVRVPVQGGHSESVNIEFENKPDVDEIREILSQSAGVIVQDDPGKNLYPMPLLAKDQNEVFVGRIRADLSNENAINLWIVADNIRKGAATNAVQILGLLMHCGFLEKDQVSQ from the coding sequence ATGAAAATCGCAATAATTGGTGCTACCGGACTGGTAGGACGTAAAATGATGCAGGTGCTGGATGAATCAGGATTGCCGGTAGATGAACTTTACCTGGCAGCATCTGAAAGATCAAAGGGCTCAAAAATTACTTTTCAGGGCCGTGAGCTGATCCTGGAAACGATTGGCGAAGTTCTTAACAGGAAACCTGATGCTGCCTTGTTTTCGGCTGGTGGAGATATTTCAATGGAGTGGGCTGAGAAATTTGCAGATGCGGGCGTTAAGGTGATTGACAATTCATCAGCATGGAGAATGCATCCTGAAATAAAACTTATTGTGCCGGAGATCAATGGTTTTGATTTGACTCCCGAAGATAAGATCATTGCCAATCCTAACTGCTCTACCATTCAACTCGTTATGGTGCTGAATCCGTTGCACGAAAGGTATGGAATAAAACGAGTGCTGGTTTCCACTTATCAGTCTGTGTCGGGCAGCGGCAACAAGGGGATTGGCCAAATGATGGATGAGCGCACCGGCACAGAAGGGAAAAAAGCGTATCCTCATACAATTGACCAAAACTGCCTGCCCCATTGCGATGCGTTTACTGAGAATGGCTACACCCGCGAAGAAATGAAACTGATGAATGAAAGCCGCAAGATCCTGAAACTTCCCGCTCTGAAACTGTCTGCGACTGCTGTACGCGTTCCTGTTCAGGGCGGACATTCTGAGAGTGTAAATATTGAATTTGAAAATAAGCCTGATGTTGATGAAATACGGGAAATTCTCAGCCAGTCTGCAGGAGTGATCGTACAGGATGATCCCGGAAAAAACCTTTATCCAATGCCGCTGCTGGCCAAAGACCAGAATGAAGTTTTTGTGGGTCGCATCCGGGCCGATCTCAGTAACGAAAACGCGATCAACCTATGGATCGTGGCGGACAACATTCGCAAAGGGGCTGCTACCAATGCCGTTCAAATCCTGGGATTGCTTATGCATTGCGGCTTTCTCGAAAAAGATCAGGTGTCGCAATAG
- a CDS encoding lamin tail domain-containing protein → MKHFILPAILLLNISVFAQITDSFTDENFTSNPAWTGDVANFQVNNEKRLQLSSSGSGSSFLATPSTLIDSIEWNFWLNLNFSPSNQNNVSIYLVSDQQDLKSGLNGYLIKIGENGSNDAIDLVRQDGNTFTTIIHGADGRAAGSSNELRIKVVRDHLGNWELFSDTTGTIAYVKEGDALDNTYTSTAWFGWVCDYTTSNATKFYLDEVYAGPERIDKDAPEILSAVARNATTILAHFSEQLDPATVTATNFRIPGNGSATSASLETDGTGVELQFPQPLVNKNSYELIVNGIKDLSGNILSADTATFFFFLPEPGDIVLNELFPDFTPKIGLPEAEFAELFNASAFAANLNGWSISDGTSTASLPEIVLQPDSFLILTTTSNDAQFQPFGRTAGLSGFPTLNNTGDDIVIRDATGEIMERITYDTEWYHDESKEDGGWTLERINPYTSCGGNANWRAAVHPAGGTPGTMNSVLDATKDTTVPSPVSVEVLDSISLRVQFSEDLDSAGLGSAYFSAGSAAIADAWALQPGFNPVYIVFAQPLDDGIPYRLLISGTSDCEGNVLTDTLEFNFSYHIPKPAELYDILIHEIMFKPDPPAGLPEAEYVELLNRSDKPISLKGWTLSDPSDEAVLPDFLLLPDSFLILTQKSTEDKFPGELPVSGLVSFPLLNNAGDSLVIADSTGKVVLAVAYQAGWIKDGLKEDGGWSLEMIDKDNPCGGKENWRGSTDPRGGTPGTANSVEDHNPDVSDPDVLRITVRDSVTLEVIFTEPMNPESFSAGSFELSPYMGNPVAVEPQPDLFISQVITFATHLERNQIYELTVTDGRDCAGNEMVQNTSTTGLPEPADSLDLVLNELLFNPRSGGVDFVELYNRSKKIIDLKSLLVSSLDDELDIEDPKEITLQGYLLFPGEYVVLTTDPEIVKEYHNVPYPPKMLRLNSLPSMPDAEGTVVVLNRQGLRIDQFSYNHDMHYALLKDENGVSLERIDPDGPSQDASNWFSAAATAAYATPTFRNSQFKHRQPASKPYTIDPPVFSPDLDGFQDLLKIRFSFAGPGQVINVNIYDLNGRPIKELAENLLGGTEGTITWDGVTNDGRRAAKGVYILYIEIFDLDGNVERHKENVTLAVREN, encoded by the coding sequence ATGAAGCATTTTATACTACCCGCCATCCTGTTATTAAACATTTCCGTATTTGCTCAAATAACAGATTCTTTTACCGATGAAAATTTTACATCCAACCCTGCCTGGACCGGAGATGTAGCCAATTTCCAAGTGAATAACGAGAAGCGGCTGCAACTGTCTTCCTCCGGTTCAGGCAGCTCCTTTCTTGCTACGCCCAGCACTCTGATTGACAGCATAGAGTGGAACTTCTGGCTGAATCTGAATTTTTCTCCTTCCAATCAAAACAATGTGAGTATTTATCTGGTAAGCGATCAGCAGGATCTGAAGTCCGGCCTGAACGGATATCTTATAAAGATCGGGGAAAACGGAAGCAATGACGCAATTGACCTGGTACGGCAGGATGGCAATACTTTCACCACAATTATTCACGGAGCCGATGGCCGGGCTGCGGGGAGCAGCAATGAACTGCGGATAAAAGTAGTCCGCGACCATTTGGGAAACTGGGAACTCTTCTCGGATACCACCGGAACAATAGCCTACGTAAAGGAAGGAGACGCATTAGACAATACCTATACTTCCACGGCATGGTTTGGCTGGGTGTGCGATTACACAACTTCAAACGCCACAAAATTTTATCTTGATGAAGTTTATGCCGGGCCGGAGCGAATTGATAAGGATGCACCAGAAATTCTTAGCGCTGTTGCCCGGAATGCTACAACCATCCTTGCTCATTTCTCTGAGCAGTTGGATCCGGCCACAGTTACTGCGACCAACTTTCGGATTCCGGGTAACGGCTCCGCAACTTCAGCCTCACTGGAAACTGACGGAACAGGTGTAGAACTTCAATTTCCCCAGCCGCTTGTAAATAAAAATTCTTACGAACTAATTGTCAATGGAATAAAGGATTTATCCGGTAATATTCTATCTGCTGATACAGCCACATTTTTCTTTTTCCTTCCGGAACCGGGTGATATCGTGCTCAATGAATTGTTTCCTGATTTTACGCCAAAGATTGGACTGCCGGAGGCCGAGTTTGCGGAACTTTTCAATGCATCAGCTTTTGCCGCCAACCTCAACGGGTGGTCCATTTCTGACGGCACTTCCACTGCCAGTCTTCCTGAGATCGTTCTGCAACCGGACAGCTTTCTTATCCTTACTACAACTTCTAACGATGCTCAGTTTCAGCCTTTCGGGAGAACTGCTGGCTTGTCGGGTTTTCCTACTTTAAATAATACGGGTGATGATATTGTAATCCGGGATGCCACAGGTGAGATCATGGAGCGTATCACTTACGACACGGAATGGTACCATGACGAATCTAAAGAAGATGGAGGATGGACTCTGGAAAGAATAAATCCTTACACTTCATGTGGAGGTAATGCCAATTGGCGCGCTGCCGTGCATCCGGCTGGCGGCACACCCGGAACCATGAATTCTGTTTTAGATGCAACAAAAGATACGACTGTTCCCAGTCCGGTGTCCGTTGAAGTGCTGGATTCAATATCGCTCAGGGTTCAGTTTTCTGAAGACTTGGACAGCGCAGGTCTTGGTTCGGCTTACTTCTCGGCTGGCAGTGCTGCAATAGCTGATGCCTGGGCGCTCCAGCCTGGTTTCAATCCGGTGTATATTGTTTTCGCCCAGCCACTGGATGACGGAATTCCTTACCGGCTCTTGATCAGCGGCACTTCAGATTGCGAAGGAAATGTCCTGACCGATACCCTGGAATTTAATTTTTCCTATCATATACCCAAACCTGCTGAATTATATGATATTCTGATACATGAGATCATGTTCAAACCAGATCCTCCGGCTGGACTGCCTGAAGCAGAATATGTAGAATTATTAAACCGCTCAGATAAACCAATTTCCCTTAAAGGCTGGACATTATCTGACCCTTCAGATGAAGCCGTGCTGCCGGACTTCCTTCTGCTACCTGACAGTTTCCTGATCCTCACACAAAAGAGCACTGAAGATAAATTTCCCGGAGAGCTACCGGTTTCTGGTCTTGTCAGTTTTCCATTATTAAATAATGCAGGTGATTCTCTGGTAATCGCTGATTCCACAGGAAAAGTGGTACTTGCCGTGGCATACCAGGCTGGATGGATAAAAGACGGACTGAAAGAAGACGGAGGCTGGTCACTTGAGATGATTGATAAAGACAATCCTTGTGGCGGTAAAGAGAACTGGCGGGGATCCACAGATCCTCGTGGAGGAACGCCAGGTACTGCAAATTCCGTTGAGGACCACAACCCAGATGTTTCGGATCCCGATGTGCTGCGCATTACTGTCAGGGATTCGGTTACATTGGAAGTGATCTTTACAGAACCCATGAATCCGGAATCCTTTTCTGCGGGATCTTTTGAATTGTCACCCTACATGGGAAATCCCGTAGCCGTAGAGCCGCAGCCGGATTTATTCATTTCGCAGGTAATAACCTTCGCAACTCATCTGGAACGGAATCAAATCTATGAGCTGACTGTAACGGACGGGAGAGATTGCGCAGGCAATGAAATGGTTCAGAATACCAGCACGACCGGACTACCGGAACCGGCAGACAGCCTGGACTTGGTGTTAAACGAACTCCTTTTCAATCCACGATCTGGCGGAGTTGACTTTGTGGAATTGTACAACCGGAGCAAAAAGATCATTGACCTGAAGAGCCTTCTGGTTTCTTCTCTTGATGACGAACTTGACATTGAGGATCCCAAAGAGATCACCCTCCAGGGCTATCTGCTTTTCCCGGGAGAATATGTAGTACTGACGACCGATCCGGAAATAGTGAAGGAATACCACAACGTTCCTTACCCGCCAAAGATGCTCAGGCTCAATTCCCTCCCATCCATGCCGGATGCTGAAGGAACTGTGGTTGTGCTAAACAGGCAAGGGCTACGGATAGACCAATTCAGCTACAACCACGATATGCACTATGCCCTGCTGAAGGATGAAAATGGAGTATCACTTGAGCGTATAGATCCTGATGGCCCTTCGCAGGATGCCTCGAATTGGTTTAGTGCAGCCGCCACAGCCGCATATGCCACACCCACCTTCCGGAATTCGCAGTTCAAGCATCGCCAACCGGCCAGCAAACCCTACACAATTGATCCGCCAGTTTTTTCTCCTGACCTTGACGGATTTCAGGATTTGCTGAAAATCAGATTCAGTTTTGCCGGGCCGGGCCAGGTTATAAATGTTAATATTTATGATCTTAATGGAAGGCCAATAAAAGAACTCGCGGAAAATTTACTGGGTGGCACTGAAGGTACAATAACCTGGGACGGAGTTACGAATGACGGCAGACGCGCAGCCAAAGGCGTTTATATTCTT